The Epinephelus lanceolatus isolate andai-2023 chromosome 21, ASM4190304v1, whole genome shotgun sequence genome has a segment encoding these proteins:
- the galk1 gene encoding galactokinase — MDSSFPSVSELVAAARRLYGQVFGEEAPQTAVCAPGRVNLIGEHTDYNQGFVLPMALPLVTVVVGRQTSGQDVTIVTATEDADEPRRVDFSLPSDGSPLSPGLPTWANYVKGVIQHYRAPPVPGFRAVIASSVPLGGGLSSSASLEVAFYTFLQQLKPDDGDKVSKAVACQKAEHTHAGVPCGIMDQFVSVLGREGHALLIDCRSLEATPVPLSDPGLVILITNSNVKHSLTGSEYPTRRRQCEEAASILGKDSLRDATMKDLEEAKDKLDDVTYRRARHVIEEIERTAQAAEALKRGAYKEFGKLMVESHNSLRDLYEVSCRELDELVSAAMEVEGVFGSRMTGGGFGGCTVTMLQAHAIDRTILHIQERYSGTPTFYVTTPSEGARALSLS; from the exons ATGGACTCTTCATTCCCGAGTGTTTCCGAGCTGGTGGCGGCTGCTCGGCGTTTGTACGGGCAGGTGTTCGGTGAAGAGGCTCCTCAGACGGCGGTGTGTGCTCCTGGAAGAGTCAACCTGATAGGGGAGCACACTGACTACAACCAGGGATTTGTACTTCCAATG GCGCTGCCCCTGGTGACTGTAGTGGTAGGTCGTCAAACCTCAGGCCAGGATGTTACCATAGTAACAGCAACAGAGGATGCTGATGAGCCTCGGAGGGTGGACTTCAGCCTGCCCAGTGATGGATCGCCACTGTCTCCAGGGTTACCCACCTGGGCAAACTATGTGAAGGGTGTTATACAGCATTACAGAG ctcctcctgtccCAGGGTTCAGGGCGGTGATTGCCAGCAGTGTCCCCCTGGGTGGAGGTCTGTCCAGCTCTGCCTCTCTGGAGGTGGCTTTCTACACATTCCTGCAGCAACTGAAGCCAG ATGACGGAGACAAGGTATCCAAAGCAGTGGCCTGTCAGAAGGCAGAACACACTCATGCTGGTGTACCCTGTGGCATTATGGATCAGTTTGTGTCTGTCCTCGGCAGAGAGGGCCATGCTTTGCTCATTGACTGCAG GTCCCTGGAGGCCACCCCTGTCCCTCTTTCAGATCCAGGCCTGGTCATTCTCATCACCAACTCCAATGTGAAGCACTCTCTGACCGGCAGTGAGTACCCCACGAGACGCAGACAGTGTGAGGAGGCTGCCTCCATCCTGGGAAAGGACAGTCTTAGAGATGCAACGATGAAGGACCTGGAGG AGGCAAAGGACAAACTGGATGATGTAACCTATCGAAGAGCTCGTCACGTGATCGAGGAGATAGAAAGAACTGCACAAGCTGCTGAAGCCTTGAAGAGAGGAGCCTACAAAGAGTTTGGCAAGCTGATGGTGGAGAGCCACAACTCCCTCAG GGACCTGTATGAGGTGAGCTGCAGGGAGCTGGATGAGCTGGTGTCTGCAGCcatggaggtggagggggtgtTTGGCAGTCGGATGACCGGTGGAGGATTCGGTGGATGCACCGTCACTATGCTGCAGGCCCACGCTATTGACAGGACTATACTCCACATACag